In Zingiber officinale cultivar Zhangliang chromosome 11B, Zo_v1.1, whole genome shotgun sequence, a single window of DNA contains:
- the LOC122033823 gene encoding probable translation initiation factor eIF-2B subunit epsilon translates to RRIHRRGSILTGGRATAQKKGQRVDDSEVVARVPFQAVFLADSFNLRFRPITLERPKVLLPLVNVPMIEYTLSWLDSVGVEEVFVFFCSHSQQVKDYLKESEWTKPTSRFSVTKSHDAISAGDALRVIYEKSVIHGDFVLISGDTISNLNLAQVLREHKERKKKDPLAVMTMIIKHSKPSNLTHQTRFGTDEVLMAIDPRTKELIFFMRTRLILLSGLFFY, encoded by the exons CGACGCATCCACCGGCGAGGCTCCATTCTCACCGGCGGCCGCGCTACGGCGCAGAAGAAAGGGCAGCGTGTTGATGACTCGGAGGTTGTCGCTCGTGTTCCCTTCCAGGCCGTCTTCCTCGCTGACAGCTTCAACCTCAGGTTCCGCCCCATCACCCTCGAGCGCCCCAAG GTGCTGTTGCCTCTGGTGAACGTTCCCATGATCGAATACACTCTTTCTTGGCTCGATTCCGTCGGGGTCGAGGAGGTTTTTGTCTTCTTCTGCTCCCACTCACAGCAGGTGAAGGACTACTTGAAAGAGTCTGAATGGACGAAGCCTACATCCAGGTTTTCTGTCACTAAGTCGCATGACGCCATTAGTGCTGGAGATGCGCTCCGTGTGATATATGAAAAATCTGTG ATACATGGGGACTTTGTTCTCATAAGTGGCGATACAATTAGCAATCTGAACTTAGCTCAGGTCCTCCGCGAAcacaaggaaagaaagaaaaaagatccGCTTGCTGTTATGACAATGATCATTAAACACTCCAAACCATCAAACTTGACACATCAAACTCGGTTTGGCACTGATGAAGTTCTAATGGCTATTGATCCTCGAACAAAAGagcttattttttttatgaggaCAAGGTTAATCCTTCTCAGCGGGTTGTTTTTCTATTGA